The genomic segment CTCCAGTCGCTCCCTGAATGACGCCGCGTTGATGGCTCCATGAATGACGCCGATGGCTTGATTTCGGCTGGAGTGATTTCGGCTGGTGCATGGAGTGATTTCGGCTGGTGCATGGTCTTCACAAGTTGAGCCGACCCTTCAAAGAGTCATGCTTTGCTAACTTAATCTAAAGCCAGACCAATTGGGCTTGGCGTAAGAACTCCCTGGTATATATCATATACCAAATTTCTTGTCTTTGTTCATTAAATCAATAAGTTATTGTGAGAAGCCAAGACTTATAGAGTAGAGAGAATTTAACAACCTATTATCGTGAAGCTTGATTAAGTGGATAGGGCGATTTATGCAATTTAGGACAAATGATATTGAAATCCAAGGAATCTTAGAATGAATGTTCAAGAACATGCGAAGAAGGAAAAAGAAGTTATTTATATCAATGCCAACTCACTAATTAATTATGACTAAGCTGCAGGTTGCATGCGTAAGTGGACTAACTTTTTGTACACGTATCATCTCCTATATATTCTATTTTGGTGTCTAACACAATATAATAATAATCTAGCTAGCTCAAATATACCTAAAAAGTTGATTAATGTAACCAATATTTtagctttctttttttttttttttttttgcttagaAATCCCGAATTCCAAATTTAGTTAAATTATGGCTATTTATCAATTTTAACcatttgatatcaaaatatGTCAAGTTGCGATTTCATATACGTTaattaaaaatagttcaatgatttttttaaaaaataccaaGTAACCGGGTCGAATACAATTTCCAGTCCCAAAAATCGGATCCTAAACCGCAATCATAGAGTGATGGATTCCTCCTTAGTGGAGGAAATAGAAAAAGAGTGATACATATAAGTTTGTATAGATGTTAACGATTTCCAGCGTGAAACCACTTCTTTCTGTCTACAAGCCTCCCGCTGCTGCTGGTTCCATTCCTCCTGAAACAGATTTTATCTGCCCAAAGGAATGAATCAAAGATATCGACCCAACACGTACGTACGCAAATAAAGAGTTGTTTAAGCTAAATGCAAGCAGGGTCTTTGGGTAGAGAGCCCGAGCGACGAGGGGTCTTAGATGCACTACAAATGAAGTTATACATGAAAGTGGTCTCAAACAATGGATGGATAGGAATTAATGATGGCATCCATAACCTTTTCGAGTACTTTAGCATTGACTTCAAAGGCAAAATATTGTTCTTTGGTGGGGTTGCATGTCGAAACTGTCTAGCAATGAAAAGCAGTTTGGGAAAGTCACATAAGAGGTGACCTGTAATGACAAATAGATGAATGTCATATCATTGATGTTCACATAGATATATACGTACaatagataaaatattttagttagttttaaaatttaagaaaatggatatgatagtgataaaagaaatacataaatttaataaaatagatttttatgatatttttattaaatgaaaatgaagtatttttatattttaaagcaATATTgttggtattttaaaaaaattcaccacgattcaaataataatatacTACAAATGTAATATAAGAGATTGAGTCAATGTAAACATCagaaaatttcataaataaatttttatcatatttttaaaaaataaccaATTTCATACAGACGTTGGAAAAGTCAATGAATGTGATATCTATCCACAGCAGATTATATACAAACTGCTAAATCGTTGACCAAATCAAATTTAGGTGAAAGGACATGCATATGATCCCATTTAGtcagaaaaaatatttaaatattatacgAGATTGTGAAATTTATCATCTACACAAAGATCATAAAACCCACAAATCCAATCGCAACTTCACTttcttattttctttatttttagctAAATAACTGACTTTTATTTGAATTAACTGATAAGTAACAATTATcaactattttaaatatcatgACTCACATGacacactacaaaaaaacgctatgttagcgacggtttttttttttttgtagtgacaaaattttaaatccaatttcttttccttttcttttagaAGGAGTTTGGAAACAAGAATTCATGATTTCCAATCTATATATGCCAGCAACAAGCTTGGTATTTGACCATGTACGtcatttaatattaaataagaacaatttttttttttttttggtgggaTAAAATAAATACACTCGTAAAAAAGGTACGTATAAATATACTTGAAAGAAGTATATTTCTTGCTCATAGACCATATTCATGCGATTGTGGCACAATgtaataaaacattattttttttttattggctAAACCTCCAGACATAAAGTCATAACAAGCAAACCATGTCAGCCCGCGAGTAAACCACGTTAGGAAAGTGTATAGTACTGtaaggctgcgtttggttggaatgataggataaactaatgattagtacgtaaatgataaagaaaatgattttggtaggattgtaatatatggtgtaaaataatattatgtttggtaagatttttaagtgtaggataattttgcatttttggatgaaaagacgaaattgcccttcCCCATCGCGAAATCGGAAATGGTCTGGAAAATTAGCAACGGAAtttaaaaactgtcgctattagcgacggtttttgagacaccgtcgccgatcttgttttgaattattttagttaCTAAAAAATTTGACATTTAGCGACCGTTTaaaacaaaccgtcgctaaactgGCGGTCCGTCGGCGGTCGACCGGTGGTAGGCCGGCGGCGGTTGTGGTGGCGGCAGTCggtggcgggaagtggtggtaaGTTTGATTTtaggcgggaagtggtggtgagtttgaatttaggagaagggtaaaattggaaaaataggaaggtattaagagtgggataaataatcatagggggtgaggaggtattattttaacctacctaatataacctaatcattcataggagggattgacttggttaaataatcaccCCAACCAAACGCCGGATAGAGTAGGATAAAATTATCTATCCTACCCAATCACCCCAACCAAACGTTACCTAACTGTCTCAACTGAAAAATTGTTGATAAGATAAATCAAACTCACAATCTTTTGGCTCCGACCTCACTTACTCCACTCAATTGACTCAAGAGGTGatgtaattaaaattttgaattaataatatgtgACGAATTCGTAGAGTTGAtagaataataatattttctataTATAAGAGACCTTGAATTGAAATCATATTAAACATTTTAATGAATAAATAAGTCCTATTGCTATACTACCCTTGGATTTTCATGATGGTCAATTTATGAGGCATATTCATTTTGTTTGACACCTAATAATTTCTGTACTTGGTACTATTTTTAGTCCTTTGATGAATATGTTATCGAATCGATTGCCAAAATGTGATGCTcttctatttatttttcatcTCAGCACATCGCATTAGcaatatataaatacatatataaaagtttatgtgagacggtatcCTTGATCAATATTCATGAAAATAGTAAGTTTTCATatctttttatatatatatatatatatatatatatatatatatattctaatCTTTGTTGTACGATATATTTTAAAACTTTGATCAGGTGTATATTACTCGTTAAACGAAAATAAATATGtttcataaattatttaacatcGTTTTCAATAAGGTCAATGATAGAAAAATTACAAATGTTTAATTTACCCAAAAAAAATAgtagaaaattttaaatgtgAATGTGACAACTGTTTGGCGGTAGAGATAATTAGGGAGAAAAGATCGATTTAGTGTATTGAAgtattttaatttgttaataatattttcttttttaaaaaaaaaggtcAGACATAATTTTTAATTTCGAAATATACTATTTTCCTTATTCCAACCTAGCTAGTGACCACAATGACTATTTATATTCTAATGATAACTTAAATTACTTTATGTGATGCAACTCGATCAGGAATAGAAtccaaataatttttaattgagCGTAGAAAATGAGTGGAATTTTTTAAAGTTGAACTtttgaaaatccaaaggaaTGTAATTGTTTTTTCTACATTAATTTATCACTCAGAACTTCTAGTACTGGTTAATATATACATGAATTacaaatagaaaaaaaattaaaaatcaccGCTCATAGTAAGTAAGAGGGTTCCAtcgtcataaaaaaatattaaaattcttctttgataatattatatataatatgtcattactttttttttttgggtaaaaAGGAAGTACTAAGATAAGaataattttcttgtgtatGATGTATTACTAGTTTGAGAGTGAATTTTGCAATTCCACGAGGAATATGATACCCAATCTTatgaaaaagaaataaataaaaagattatTTATTCAAAAACCACTGTTTTACACCATAGAGTTGTCAACTCTATGAATAATACAGGAAAATTAAAGAGTGAAAAGAACAAAGATAAAAAAGAAATGAGAAACCCTTCAACTCTCCCAATCGTACGGATGACCATTTTAGGTACTTATGCATGACTCCAAGTCAAACTATATAAATGGAAAGAATCATTCGGGTTCTTGCCACGTGGTGCGTTTTCGAATATTTGACTTCATTTTTTGAGGTTCCAATATGAGAGGGATAATTAAAGGATGTGTAtattgtttgtaagaaagaCTCGAGAAACTAATACATGGTAGCAGAGACAACCTTGCCACCAGAGGAGGTGGTTGTCTGAACCATGGGAGGTGGAGCAACAGTACTAGTCGAAATGAAATGCCCGACGATCATGGTGGCGGGGACCGTCACCGCTTCTTCCCATGCTTGGTCCGACTCTGCCCGGCCTTGACGGAGGATAGCTTCGGTGGCATCGAGACGATGCATCCTCCACTCCAAGTTCTCCTCCAACCTAGAAATGTTCTCGAGTTGACGAAGAGATAATGTGCATGTGTTGGACTTTACTCGATCGATAGCCGCATTGAGAGTCTTGGCTCTAGTTTCATCATCCAGGACTGATTCATTCCGAAAGTACTCGTCCATCTCCGGCACGCCGATAGACCGCTTGATGCCATGGCTGTAATCGCCTCTGGAATCGAAAAACTCCCTCGCCTCCGCCACCAATCCGGCATCCACCATCTGATCAACCCTTTTCGACACGAACGAATGCAAAACCGGCGTGGCAACATTCACGCAAAGAATACAGCACTCATACTTTGACCTAAACTCAAAGTCATCGAGGACAAGTGCCTTTATGTAAGAGTTAGATCCTCCGGCAATGATGGGCAGTCGTCCCCTCCTGGTTATGGCATCAGCAGCGATGGTTGCATGATACACGAAATCTTCAGCCGTGAAATCCTCGTCGGGATCGACGATCCCGAGCAGATGGTGTGGCACGCCACGACATTCCTCATCCGTGACTTTATTGGTTATCACGCTCAAACCTCTGTAAACTTGCATCTTGTCTGAGTTTATGATCTCCCCGTCAAAACGCGTAGCTAAGTCGATAGAAAGCCGGGATTTCCCCGTCCCCGTGGCCCCCATTACAATCACCACCTTGTCCTTGCGACGCTGCCCGGGACTTCTCGATTGGCCCACCATGTTCCTGAGGTCCTCTATTCTCTTGCAGACAGATAATGAGATCCTCATGTACGCGATCTTTATGTAAAAACAGAAAAACCGAACAAGCATGCTTGCAGTTTCTGCAAGAAATAAATGGTACTGTAAAATGAttacatgcatatatatatatatgtaaatatatttatatataattgttGGTTTCGGTTAAGCCCAAGAAAACAACTAAAGAAATTAAACCTCTGCAAATATACCTTCAATCCATCGATCGAGCATGGGAAACCAATAAAATATGCACAAAACCTCCTTTTTGTTATGTCAGAGCGATATTTGATTAAAAATCGGAGATCAGCTCGATTTGCGGAATACTTTGAGGTGGTGGAGTTATTTATAATGTGATGGAGAAGGAGATTTAGCCATGCATATATTTCTTTTTCAAACCAAGTGATTAGATTTCCACACAAGATTCGTCCCTCCTTATTTGATTAATCCGATGACCTTAATTATATACATTAATACATAATCTTATGAAACATATGTTATATTGTCTGCATTTGGACTTAATATTACAGCATATGGTCAATTCTTATCCAATTGCATCAGATTATCGATCGAATAAAATAGTTAGCTTTGGCAGAAAATTTACAAAATCTTTACTTTGAATTAACAAGCCATATATATCTCGAAAATTCTCTTTAAAAATTAGagatatcacacacacacacacacacacacacacacacacacacatatatatatatatatatatatatatatatatatatatatatatatatctacaaAATTACATAATATATGCACACTCAATTGTGTAAGTTTCGTAGATCCATCTCATATACTGCATGATAtatcatgtatatattttagtaAACGAAGATTGTAGATATAAAACATATTTTAATACACACACAATTAACACAAGATTTTAAATTCTCGACTTTTCTTAGGTTGTTCGAGTTTGTCATTATCatccaataaaaaaatattattcacgTTATCAAGCAAGTCAAGAATAATTTTAACTATAGTGGCCTCTCATTCTACTATATATTATAATCTATATAAGCATCTCatcattaattatgttgtgaGCCGAAACTTTTTGTTGtcataaaaaattatagatcaactgatttttttattgttgttgaaaaagaaaatacttACAATGATGTTTAAGCAATTGTTTCTTCTCCCAAAACTCCATCGGCACCGAATGAGGAAGAAGACGAGGTCGATAAACTATAAGCTCCCAAATTCCCAAATGTAACGTAGACACACAAATGTTGTGTtgccttaaaaaaaaaaattacgaggTTAGTATAAAACTGTATAAAATTCAACTTTCCAAAAATTAGCTTTCGGactttgatatgattttatttcaaaaattctaAAGATATGTATATCTACTTTTTATTATCTATATGATCAAATTTCGGTATTTGTCTGTTACCTTTATTTTGCTTTTCGtaatttgtgatttttttttttctacaaAAGCCTATTTGGAATAGATGAGACGCATAGATGAGACGCCAACGAGGTGTTGTCATATCAACATTCTcgaaaaaatgactaaaattcaaaaaatgaAATGATACGAGACTAAGATCAAAATTGGCAATAGGTAAAGAAAAtctcaaaaatataaatatataagataaaaaaataaaaatatttagaaaatgtgaattagaaaaaatatatttgaattgGTTAATAACGGATTATAAtagatttttataataatttgagTTATCATTTTTCATAAAGCAACAACGATTacgaaaaaatattatgagTTCAATGTACACATATACTTGCATGAGTTTGGCCTGAAGCCAGGACGTTATAGATATTTTGATGGTTAAACCGATTTGCCAAGCATTTATACTTTCCTTTGGTTTGTACTGGATCATGAATTTTGCTAAAAATTGAATCATGCACGTTAACTTTTTCTATTTTATCAACTTGTTCCATTGTACTTATTTCACTCAAAATCTGCCTAATTTTATACTTTTCCATGAGATGGATCGACTTGATCTTTATTTATAATGAAAAGTCATATGTTTTTTCTTtacataaaattatattttttcatgaatcggatcatgtcaaaaattcatatcataaATGTGACTCGTGAGACTATCTCATTGAAGTTTTTGTGTTAATAAATTGACACGATGTTTTGGTTTAATAATTATATCGAGATCATTAAAAATGGCTCACTAGATGCAAGATTATTGAGAAATTTGATAAAGAAATATGCGTCAACCAAATCTATTTTATGTCAAAGAGGAAGGGCGATCACCTTTAATCATACTTTTCATCAGAATCAATAGTTCAAAAATACTTTCAATTTATTACTCTATGACTATCATTCTTTGGATCCCcctattaattaagtaaataaacAATGTTCTTTAAACAAGCCCCCGTGCAGAACCATTGGCAAGATAATGTGTGTGTGTCTTATGAGAGTGTCTTTTGGCTCTCcatattcttgagttagttGTGACTTGTGGCTCATTATTGtggaagtgtcttttgactttccacattcttgagttaatggAAGACTTTTGGCTCTTTCATATTCTTGATTTAATGGAaagattaattgagttaattaatcttACATGAGTCTTGATATGCATTTTAGAGCTTATAAATAGTGTATTCATTTCTTCATTTCAAATACATGAAAATCTTATCTCTTTCAATCATtctattgtattttatattgttAGCTTTCCATTTGTCCTCCATTAAATTTCAGTGATAAAGTGAAGGTACGTTTTTCATTTCTCTGTAGTAGTGCCTCATGCTAAGTCAATGCTGGTTGTTCCGTTAGATCCTGAGAAACTGACGTCCAAGACGATCCTCGAAACACATACAGGAGGTGACAAATATGTTTTAAGGACAATGTACTTCGTACAGACCTCGGTTTGATTTACTTTAAGCTTTGCTCTAGTGTATTTTCTTCACCATTTAATTTACTGATTTTTTaggatattttatcatttgataTATTGTGCAACACTTCCAAGACACCACAGTTGATCTGCCTTAAGCTTGCCAGAAGGACTCCTTATCAAGCTGCGTCAATTTGCACCAGACAACAAAAGTCACTTAGACTTTCATCGAAAAATGTTCCAAGAAGAAGAACAAGTCTAATGCAGTTTTGTATTTAAGAGACAACTGTTTGGACATTAATGGCTCTCCTGGACACACTCAACTTTACCAAAAACAACTGATCTTTTGCAATTTCATCAAAGCATTCCAGTTACTCGATCAAGAAATTTATATATCTTGCTTGAAGAAGCAGCGGCTGATCAACTCCTTGGCCCCGATGGCGTGAAAATGAATGAATCTTGTGGAGGTACTCGGCGGATATATGGAGAACAAATCCAAAAATTATCATTGGTTCAATTGCTCTTCTATATCGTTTGGTTATAATCTCATTCCCACTCCATTTTCAAATTGCAaccaaatttattttattacaaaAAATACTAGTTATCCCATAATTAATGTGTATGTTATGTCTTGTaatcaatttataaaaatagCTTTCTGTTTCCTGGGATTTACCGAGACAACAATAATGAATAAACGAGGAAATGTGGAAGATGGAACCGATATTTGATATTCCTTTTGACATTGGTTTCTTTGCAATTTTagatttgttatttttgttttatttgtaatttttgtCATTATTTCTATATAAGACTGACGTCAATATGGCTCTCATATATGTAGTATTGCATCAATTTCACATCAggatgaaaataaataaataattaaaagacGTTGAATTAGATCTAATTTTGACAAAATATAGAGTATCAAAGAGAaacaaaaattacaattttctcAATTTTATATATTCTCTTTGATAAAAGATGAAATATGAAATGTTTCGGTTGAAGATGGTCTTAGCTTGTTATATTTAAAACTGCGTACACAAGTCACCACGCACAAAAAATTTCCACGAAAAAGATGGTTTTGAGTGTGTTTATTTATAGTGGGCACTAActcttttctttaatttttttccctATAGAAACATGAAAAATTAGTTGCCTTAAATTTAGGA from the Primulina eburnea isolate SZY01 chromosome 3, ASM2296580v1, whole genome shotgun sequence genome contains:
- the LOC140828588 gene encoding adenylate isopentenyltransferase 5, chloroplastic-like isoform X1, with the translated sequence MLDRWIEETASMLVRFFCFYIKIAYMRISLSVCKRIEDLRNMVGQSRSPGQRRKDKVVIVMGATGTGKSRLSIDLATRFDGEIINSDKMQVYRGLSVITNKVTDEECRGVPHHLLGIVDPDEDFTAEDFVYHATIAADAITRRGRLPIIAGGSNSYIKALVLDDFEFRSKYECCILCVNVATPVLHSFVSKRVDQMVDAGLVAEAREFFDSRGDYSHGIKRSIGVPEMDEYFRNESVLDDETRAKTLNAAIDRVKSNTCTLSLRQLENISRLEENLEWRMHRLDATEAILRQGRAESDQAWEEAVTVPATMIVGHFISTSTVAPPPMVQTTTSSGGKVVSATMY
- the LOC140828588 gene encoding adenylate isopentenyltransferase 5, chloroplastic-like isoform X2 → MLVRFFCFYIKIAYMRISLSVCKRIEDLRNMVGQSRSPGQRRKDKVVIVMGATGTGKSRLSIDLATRFDGEIINSDKMQVYRGLSVITNKVTDEECRGVPHHLLGIVDPDEDFTAEDFVYHATIAADAITRRGRLPIIAGGSNSYIKALVLDDFEFRSKYECCILCVNVATPVLHSFVSKRVDQMVDAGLVAEAREFFDSRGDYSHGIKRSIGVPEMDEYFRNESVLDDETRAKTLNAAIDRVKSNTCTLSLRQLENISRLEENLEWRMHRLDATEAILRQGRAESDQAWEEAVTVPATMIVGHFISTSTVAPPPMVQTTTSSGGKVVSATMY